CGGCTCGACGCGCGGCGGGCGGTGGCGGGCGTCGAGGCGCTGCCGATGGTGCGCCGCGCCGAGCTGGTCCGCGCCTTCCCGAACCGCGTCACGCTGCTGGTGGAAGAGCGCCAGCCCTTCGTCCTCGTCCATGCCGGGGGTCTCCACTGGCCCGCGGGAGGGTTCTACTGGCCCGCGGGAGGATTCTACTGGGTGGACGAGCAGGGCGTGCCGCTCGGTCCGGAGACGCGGGCCGTCGCCCTCGACGCGCCCTTGGTGTCGGCCGCGGGCGCCGACGATGTCGCGGCCGCTGGTCGCACGTCGTCCGAGCGCGTGGCCGCGGGCGTGGCCCTGATACGCACGCTGATGCGCGCGCAGAGCCCGCTGCTGAGGGAGATCTCCGAAGTGGACGTGAGCCGCCCCGAGGGGCCGGTGCTCTACATGCTGGACGGCGTCGAGGTGCGGCTCGGCCGAGAAGATTGGGACGACCGCTTGGGGCGGCTCGGTGGCGTGCTGGCGCAGCTCCGCGCCTCGGGCCAAAGGGCGACGTCGATCGACCTGCGATTCCGCGACCAGGTCGTGCTGAGAACCGCGGCGAGGTAGGGGGCGCCATGGGCAGATCGCGAGGACGGCAGCTCATCACAGGGCTCGACGTGGGGACGACCAAGATCTGCTGCGTCATCGCGGAGTGGTCGTCCATCGGCACGCTCGACATTGTGGGCGTCGGTACCAGCCCCTCGCGGGGCCTTCGCAAGGGCGTCGTGGTCAACATCGACTCGACGGTCGAGAGCATCAAGCAGGCCGTCGGCGACGCCGAGGAGATGGCGGGTGTCGAGATCTCGAGCGTGATCGCGGGCGTGGCCGGGGGGCACATCCGCGGAGCCAACAGCCGGGGCGTGGTCGCCGTCTCGGGCAAGCACCGCGAGGTCAGCGCCGCCGACGTCGAGCGGGCGCTGGACGCCGCGCGCGCCATCAACCTGCCGCAGGACCGCGAGATCATCCACGCGCTGCCCCAGACCTATGTCGTGGACGACCAGGACGGGGTCAAAGAGCCGCTCGGCATGTCCGGGGTGCGGCTCGAGGTCGAGGTGCACCTGGTGACGGGCGCCACGACCTCCGTGCGGAATGTTGTCCGCAGCGTCAACCGCGCGGGGCTCCAGGTGCAGGACATCGTGCTCGAGCCGCTGGCGTCGGCCGAGGCTGTCCTCTCCGACGAGGAGAAGGAGCTCGGGATCCTGCTGATAGACCTGGGCGGTGGCACGACGGACGTCGCGCTCTTCCGCGACGGCGCCGTCTGGTACACGGGCATCCTGCCGCTGGGCGGCGACCACATCTCGAACGACGTCGCCGTGGGGCTCCGCACGCCGACGGCCGAGGCCGAGGAGCTCAAGAAGCGTCTCGGCTGCGCGCTGACTGCCCTTGTACGCGAAGACGAAGTCATCTCCGTGCCCTCGGTGGGCGGGCGCAAGGCGCGCGAGCTGTCGCGGCAGATCCTCTCCGAGATCATCCAGCCGCGCGCCGAGGAGATCTTCACCCTCGTCGCCCGCGAGCTCGCCAAGGCCGGGCTCGAGGACGCCGCCGCGGCGGGCGTCGTCGTCACGGGCGGCACCTCGATCATGCAGGGCGTGCCGGAGCTGGCCGAACAGGTCTTCGACCTGCCGGTGCGCCGCGGGCTGCCCGTGGGCATCGGCGGGCTGTCGGACGTGGTCCAGAGCCCGATCTATGCCACGGGCGTGGGCCTGGCGCTCTACGGCGCGCGCGGGCGGCGCAGCGGCGCCTCCGTGGATGACGCCGTCGGCTCCTCCGGGCTTGGGACGATGCGCAGGCTCAGGGACTGGTTTAGCGAGCTCTTCTAGCAATGGGCCCAGGCCCGCGGGGCAGGGGGAGCTCTTCCTCCAGCTGCCGCCGGGCCAGCCGCGATACTCACGCAGGGTGGTCAAGGAGGAGCCGATGGTAGAGCCACGGGGGGGGCGGCCGGTGTTCGAGCTCGAGGAAACGAAGGACAACGCCAAGATCAAGGTCATCGGTCTCGGCGGCGGC
The nucleotide sequence above comes from Candidatus Methylomirabilota bacterium. Encoded proteins:
- a CDS encoding cell division protein FtsQ/DivIB encodes the protein MSGRTGVLSPRGAAHGGLADLAEPTVAMADQRLDRRRRRRHMLRLARRGGAWLCVGLLVVALGGALASGGRWLLMAPRFAVERVEVAGQSQLSVDQVVAASGLSPGQNLFRLDARRAVAGVEALPMVRRAELVRAFPNRVTLLVEERQPFVLVHAGGLHWPAGGFYWPAGGFYWVDEQGVPLGPETRAVALDAPLVSAAGADDVAAAGRTSSERVAAGVALIRTLMRAQSPLLREISEVDVSRPEGPVLYMLDGVEVRLGREDWDDRLGRLGGVLAQLRASGQRATSIDLRFRDQVVLRTAAR
- the ftsA gene encoding cell division protein FtsA; translation: MGRSRGRQLITGLDVGTTKICCVIAEWSSIGTLDIVGVGTSPSRGLRKGVVVNIDSTVESIKQAVGDAEEMAGVEISSVIAGVAGGHIRGANSRGVVAVSGKHREVSAADVERALDAARAINLPQDREIIHALPQTYVVDDQDGVKEPLGMSGVRLEVEVHLVTGATTSVRNVVRSVNRAGLQVQDIVLEPLASAEAVLSDEEKELGILLIDLGGGTTDVALFRDGAVWYTGILPLGGDHISNDVAVGLRTPTAEAEELKKRLGCALTALVREDEVISVPSVGGRKARELSRQILSEIIQPRAEEIFTLVARELAKAGLEDAAAAGVVVTGGTSIMQGVPELAEQVFDLPVRRGLPVGIGGLSDVVQSPIYATGVGLALYGARGRRSGASVDDAVGSSGLGTMRRLRDWFSELF